The window TCGTTCAAGAGCTCATGAACTGGGCATTGATGAAGCGTTCTATAAAAATACAGATATCCACATTCATATCCCAGAAGGGGCTGTACCCAAGGATGGACCATCAGCTGGTATAACCATGGCCACAGCTATGATATCCGCTTTAACCAATAAGCCGATAAAAAATGACGTAGGGATGACCGGTGAAATTACCCTAAGAGGGCGTGTGCTTCCTATTGGTGGTCTAAAAGAAAAACTATTGGCAGCCAAACGAGCAGGTATCACAAAAGTGTTGTTACCAATCGATAATAAAAAGACCATGTCAGAAGTGGATAAAGAAATCACAAGAGGATTGAGCATTATCTATGTGAGCCATATGGAAGAAGTATTAGAACATGCGGTGGTTGTGGATAAGGAATAGAATAAAACTTGATGCTGTTGATAAGTTTATAAGCAGTAAATTAATCTAAGTGTAACAAGAGAGGTAGGTACGAATTATGAACGTTAATCATGTTAATCTAGAAGTAGTATCTGGTAATGCCTCCCAGTTTCCTGATAGTGGTCTGATTGAAGTTGCCTTTGCAGGTAAATCCAATGTTGGCAAATCATCCCTCATTAATGCCCTCATCAACCGAAAATCACTAGCAAGAACATCTTCACAACCAGGTAAAACACAGACCATTAATTTTTACAATGTGGAGGAAAAGCTTTATTTTGTCGATTTGCCAGGGTATGGCTATGCAAAAGTATCGAAGAAAGAAAGAGAAAGATGGGGAAAATTCATTGAAGAGTACCTCCATAAACGTGAGCAATTAAAGCATATCATCTTGTTAGTGGACATACGTCACGAACCAGGAAAAAACGATATCATGCTGTATGATTGGATGGTTTACAATGGATTTGAACCACTGGTTATAGCAACGAAACTTGATAAGATAAAGAGAAGCCAGATACAAAAACACGTGAGTGTCATTAAGAAAACATTAGGTGTAGAAGACATCCATAATATCATACCTTTTTCAGCCACAACAAAACAAGGTAAAGATAAAATATGGGAAGTGCTTGATAGCCTTATTGACCCATCATAATATGAAAAATAGAGGCTGTCCCATACAAGTAATGTCACTGCTTGAATGGGATAGCCTCTATTATTATTTCAATAATTCGTTTAAAATTTTACTGTATATCTCATGGGAGTTATTTTTCCAATTCTCCGAGATACGTAAAGCATGTTCTTTGGATACCACATTAATCTTTAAATCCATTAAAAGGTCTTTTTTCTCTTTGGCAACACAATTAACCGTGTACTCACCATTCTTTTTGGGGTAGTACTCAACGGTTATTTCAAAATCATTGCGCAGCTCTAATTTCTTATCCTTGAGAAAGTCAATTATTTCCTCGCGAATACTTTCAGGTATTCGATTTTCGAAGTATTCCAGGGTTTGTTTACCGCTGTCTGTTACAGAATAGCGTGTGGAGTGATGAATAACTTTCGTTGCTAAGAGTTCTGTCTCCACAAGTTCTGAGAAGTACTGCTGCAAAGAAAAATAATTGGTATACTCATGGGCTAAGATAAACTCCGATATCTGCGTGTAAGACATGGGAATATTTAATTGATCAATCATATATAAAATGATTAGCTTATTAACACTTAGTTCGTGATTTGACCCCTTCATAAAAATCCTCCTCTAAACCACTTTTGTAAACAAGATAACG is drawn from Vallitalea pronyensis and contains these coding sequences:
- the yihA gene encoding ribosome biogenesis GTP-binding protein YihA/YsxC — its product is MNVNHVNLEVVSGNASQFPDSGLIEVAFAGKSNVGKSSLINALINRKSLARTSSQPGKTQTINFYNVEEKLYFVDLPGYGYAKVSKKERERWGKFIEEYLHKREQLKHIILLVDIRHEPGKNDIMLYDWMVYNGFEPLVIATKLDKIKRSQIQKHVSVIKKTLGVEDIHNIIPFSATTKQGKDKIWEVLDSLIDPS
- a CDS encoding DUF4364 family protein, whose translation is MKGSNHELSVNKLIILYMIDQLNIPMSYTQISEFILAHEYTNYFSLQQYFSELVETELLATKVIHHSTRYSVTDSGKQTLEYFENRIPESIREEIIDFLKDKKLELRNDFEITVEYYPKKNGEYTVNCVAKEKKDLLMDLKINVVSKEHALRISENWKNNSHEIYSKILNELLK